TCTTTGTTAGAATTATGAATGatagaaattaaatttttcagATGATGATAgatttgtttttactttttagggtTTAGTCTGAATGTTTGATTATGCTTATGGGTTTTGAATTTCTTTTGGATTTCATCTTGATGGGTTGAATTGCTTGTGAAAATATGCAAAACAATGGATGCTGAGGGAATGATCAATGTTTAGGATTGTACCTACGATTAGTTCGTATTTTCTGGGCTTTTGTGTGTTGCAATTGTTCATGCCTGTGAAGTGATTGAAAAGTTTGTAATCAAATTGTGTCTATAAGATGTATATTACTACCAACGTGAGTACTTAACTATTGAAAATTTGTGATGTTTCGGATTTGATGATGTATgttgtttacagattatcgtttatcttatattctcactcaattaaaaaaaaaaaaaaaaaaaaaaaaaaaaaaaaaataaccgtagaccagaccagaccagaccgttctaaaacggtctggtctcttgactggtctgatctggtctgaaaaatttccagaccggaatttctggtctggtctgatttttctgtcaaaccagaccagaccggaccgtgtgcagccctactCATAAGAAATCTTTCTATTTTTATCACAAATGttagacaaaaataaccttattcatcctcatgttaatattttattaatgtttatggtccccacatataAGCTTATTAGAATCGGGAATCTACCTATTATCGCTAAGGGAGTTGGATCGAAATCGGTAGAATCAGATCGTAGGATCGTGgaatcctacaaatatgcattattgtgctttggattactaaTTATCAATTATGTTTGTtctatttttaacttttaaggtgTAAGTAGATACTTATTTGACTTTATAtattaagtttaaaaaaaaaacttttaataatcatttttaaactacaaataaaaaaaactacaatTTCTCCCTGCATTTACTTCATTGAgcatcagttttttttttatcaatttctctTGCTTTAAGTGTTCTCACTATTTAATTATGTTAATTAGAtgtatttcttcatcattccaATAACATTACTTAATGGGTGGGGTCCGACCAACTcgatgttggaaatacttcatatgtgagacaagatctcatattgataaaatagtgggttgttgacttaCATATATGGTGGGTGAGCTAATCTttctactaccatatggttttaggaaacaatgaacctcaccaagtgtatgtacaagtcaacgctcttgactcgTAGATTTGTAGGCTCGAGCCCACGGGtctcccgtgtccacacgagtggattgcggtgaaaattatgtgacgaattgtcacggcctaatatggtatcagagccgaaggtGGTTCCTGGTATGTTGTGGCTCACATGTGAGGGggagtgttggaaatacttcacatgtgagacatgatcccacatcgataaaatagtgggttgttgacttgtatatatagtgggtgagctaatcttcctactaccatatagttttgggaaacaatgaacctcaccaagtatATGTGCAAGTCAATGTTCTTGACTTGTGGATTTGTAGGCCCGAGCCCACGGGTCTCCCGTGTCCACACTAGTGGGCCGTGGTtaaaattatgtgacgaattgtcacggcctaatacTCCAAACCTATTAATCTTTAGTGGATTCGGATTCAAACCCGGACGGATATGCAATTTCTGAACCAAGGCACGTCGCGTCtgaagggtgtagagtccttatggcccgtttggttagtggtactaaatgacagtaatgaaaatgatttatagtgtaaaatttcattaaaagttctATATTATTTCCatgataatgaaactttgatcacaaaaaagtttttttgtttacaaattttcattaccacctaataccacctattccaatttccaatggtaatgcattgaaatgaattttatgaagaaaatgagatgattgaagttggacaaacatggtcatcaaggtaaccaagagatttttgaactaaaattacacttgtttatcatttccattaccatcatgtattaccacctaccaaacggaccgttaaGGTTCagaaataagctaattataaggacacgtctcatggtgagagGTCTCATAAAAGACgagttatataatataaatagtaaTTTGATTTAActtattgtgataatatttaaaatgataaaaaataaatttaaatgttgACAAAAACTTTGAAGAGTGGTATGCTTGTTTGAGCACAGTGGAGCTTCTTATATGTTGAGAGCATCAaaattaaaacatttaaaatgctAAAAATGTCTTCATTTTCCATCGTATACTGTTATAGGAAATCAAAATTTACAACTTACATGGAAAAGGAAATTATATACTAAATTAAATAGAAAATCTGTTTTTTTGGATCTTATTTACATAAATATTCCTTATGCCTCtacaataattaagaaataCCTATTGTCTTGCTAAGCAACCAAAGCACCAAGGATAACTCGACTCCAAAAATAGTATGGAGATATGATCTATCCAACATGAATCCATAAACTGTGATCCCAGCTCTATTGTTTTCTAGATACGTCACTGCATACAACGTTAATATACAATTACATTTCATTATTAAGAGATTGTGAATTAGAAGAAATCAGATTTCATATGATAAGTATTAAGAGATTGTTGCATGCAATTCTATACGCGGAATTGGTTCCTTTACGTGGTATAAAAAGCTTATGTTACAAAAGGTCTGGTATAAATACCATCCTTCCCTAATTTCATGTAGAATGTTTAACGCTAGCTAAATTTGAggattatataacatatctgaTTTTTCAAATATCAACTCAAACTTTTACTTAAGTTGTTATTTGAAAGAGTCATGGGCTAGTCTTGTCCTAACTTAGAAAcaactaataaaatatataacatattttgtagcttcaaccatcagtttaaacttttggttgattagttttttaattcaaaaGCGAACGAGACAAAAAAAATCACGGTTCAAATCTCATCCACCCCTCATTTTAAGTAAAAGAACTAGCACAATGTATAAAGAAAGTATGTGTTGTAGTTGTACCCACACTTATAATCCAAAGGTTTCTTGTGTGAGGAGCGTAATAaagtacataatatataattagcTTCAACCATCaattaaacttttggttgagttagttccttgaCAAAAACTTCAAGCATTATTCTTTCTATGTAGTGATATATAGTTGATTTAATTAGATGAATTAAGTAAGAAGTTTGACTGAATCGAAGCTAGTTTTAATTGGAGATCAAATACCACTTTCTAGAAAAAGTCATATATTCAATTCTCACCTAGTTCATCATCTTCAGCCTACCAGTAACATAATATAAGTTTTTGactgagttggttccttgatataTAATCAACCTAAGGTGATATAAAACTTATAAGTAAGAAGTTTGAATACTTACCTAAGGCTTGCCTTCTTTGGTAAGAAATGGTGTTAGCAATAACAGGAACCATCTTAGTGTTATCAAGATCATCTTCACCATCACCTTCCTCTTCATCAGAGTGAGAGTGTGTAGTATAAGGGAAAACAAGATGTGAGGATGATCGACTCATCAAGGGAACTTCACCATCAACAACCGCATCAAATGAGTCTATTGTGGCACAAACATGCCATTTTGCCGCCAATGAGGTAATGGCTTGAGCTTTATGTGTGATTTTTGCTGCACTTCTTAGGCATATGCACACGCCAGTCACTAAGGTCACCGAGCAAAGCTACATACATCCACAACAAAGTAGTGTTAGTaggtgttagagtatataacatattttgggacCAAAGGTGGAgtaaaaattgatcaattttttgAAAGCCTAGaacaatttcaaaatttatagtatttttctaacaattttatatctttaaacacttaacatatactatataatataataatgaggCACTTAATTTTTCGGGGCCCTATGCGGTCGAACATGTTGAGCATGCTTGGAACCTCCCCTACCTGAAACCTCAACCATCaaattaagtttttggttgagttggttccttaatatggtatcagaagctaaCGTGACAGCAGGTTACGGGCTTGAATCTCAACCAtctctcatttaaagtggaatatttggcGTCAGATATGAGGAGAATATGTGCTGTATCCTCAATTCTAGCCCAAAAGGCTCTCATGTGAAgggtgtgttagagtatataacataccaTAGGCTTAAttatcagcttaagtttttggttgagttgattatGTTATAATTAGACATATCATGTCTTTTTGATTAATACATTTTAATTGTGTTTTCAATGAAAATTGTTTTACgctaaaccaaatatttccatAATATTGGATGATAGTGATATGATATACATGGTGAAgcgaaaaaattaaattaaaggcACAAGAAAAATATGAAGCAATATTAGTaagatataataaaaaaatatgtagaTACACAGTAAAAACTAGGCTGCGGGGGTTGGGTCCTTGCCGGCCCATGTGACTTCACCACTGTATATTAAATATCTTAGAACTAATGTTACATGAACATAAAATTTGATGTTTCACTATATTCTCCATTTTAATTTAACGTTTCAAAAACTTAGCATAAGTAATTTGATTCATTAGAAATTAAGTTAGGATCATGATATTGTCCAAATACATTAATCATAAGTTGAAAATATAACaatcataaattaaatgttTTCTATCACAAAAGtagaatataataatataatcatAATTTTAAGTGAAAAATCTTGAAGCAATACGAGAAATGTTAATTTAAAGTTTTATAATGTGATGCCGTGTATAGTTTTGCGTTTCAATGCTTAGAGAACAACTATGAAATTAAACTTTTAgttaaattgattatttaacatggtatcagaactCAAAAGCtaacatatatattaaaaaagtcACATTTTGAATCAATTTCTTCAACGACTCATTTTCAGTAAAATATTTGGCAGTAGGTATGAAAAGTTATGATTGCATCATTTGACTCACAGAGGGTCTTTGAGGGTGTGCTAGGTGATCATCGACCGCACATGGCCCCCTCTTTCTCCcgtatataaaaaagttaataaaaaaaatatagtaagtttattaataaaataaatatatttagtataaataatacgcaaaataaaatatttgcaCATGGCCCTAAATTTTTAAGACGGCTCTAGTTCTAAGGTTACAATCAAAAGTTCAAATTAACGGTGTCACAAGCGATAAAAAAGCAAAGGAGTAGTAGTAAAGGTAGCATACCGCAAGTTCTCCAGTAGTGTAGATATCAACAGCACTATTAGACCTTGTAGTAACAAGCAAAGAAGCAAATTGGCTAGCGGTAACAAGCAATAATGTGAACAAAAGAAAGGTTCGAAATCGATGGCTAATGATTCGAAGAGTTCTTCTAACACGAAGATGCTCCATTAAAACCATTGTTACATCAGTTTCGAGTTGAAACACTTGGGCAAAATCATTGAGCCTTAGAAGCTGTAGATAGCAGCTAACGCGATAGAGAACACAAGCTAGGAAAAATATGGAGGTTCTATAAAGCCATGAACATTGCTCTAAGAAGCACGCTATACTGTGGCTTAAAATTATGTTCCCAAAGTGAGGGATTTTGTATCCTCCTGTGACGTACCACCAGATTTTATAGGCTGTGTCTGCTAGGAAACATGGTACCACAAACATACACAGGATTTTGATTGCTCTCtgcaaaaaaaaattcccaagtGAGTTTTAATGATAAATTTGGGTTCGTACACAAGAATCACATAAGAGGAGAAATGACTGCACACAAATCCAATAACGTTCTATCCTAAAATCAACTAGTAATAGGATGGAGGAGTAACCTTTTAAGTTTATAAGTTAGTTAACTTCTTTCTAATTCTTCAATATAAGATCATATATGGGTTACTTTTCCAACATTGACTAGTTAACTACCCATCAAACATTCatctttcatatcaaaattTAAAGAGCTACTCTTATGCAAATCCATTTCTTAGTGAGATGATCTCAAAACAAAGAGCTCATATGTTATATAGACTAATTTTCTTAGCTTTTTTTCAATACTTCAGACTTGTTGATCCACTCTTTCAATCGTTCTCATAAACATGCAACAACCAATACTTGATTATATCATCTATTTAAACGACTGACTTATTCGATTAGCTTAAATGTCAACAAAAATAGCAATATTTTCGACTATTTTGGTATTAGATGTCAACGTAATGAGTTAGAATCTAACCCTAAAGTACATAACATACTTCCTTTGTTCTATTATACTTACAAATTGCAACCAATAAGTAATAGTTTTAGTACAATATATCACTATCAGTTACAAGTATTCCAGAACGAAAATAATATTAGGAGACTACATCTGTTCTGTTATACTTGCAAGTTGAAACTGATAAATGATAGTTTCTCATATAATATGTCACTACCAGttacaagtatttcagaacggagacAATATTTAAAGactcatcatcatatccagtgtaCCCCGCTCATAGAAACTGACAATAGAAAAACAAACATACCTGAAGTTGAATAGTGTATCCCTGTCTAACTCTTTCACTTTCGTCACAAAGCTTATCAAGAAAAAGGAATTTCCTAAGCCCAATTCTTCTTGCAAATTTAGTAAGACTAAAAAAGGAAACAATAGATATAGCAGAAAGGGAAAGTTGAACAATGGCATCAAAAGGTTGAAGATGATCAGCATCATCACATGTAGAACAAAACAGTATATAATGAGAAACAATTGGAACTATTAtacataataagaaaaaaacaaaccaagaaagGCATGTTTTTAAAGGGTTTGATTGATCAACACATGCCAATGTTAGAAAAACTCttagattttttaattctttatctTGATAGTCTAATATgtatttttgtgattttgatgACACTAGATTCTCTCTATTTTGATCTTCCATTCTTTTATGGGGATTTGATACAAAGCTCATACTATGATTGAATTCATTGCTATCAATACTTGTTactcattaattaattatatatatatatatatatatatatatatatatatatatatatatatataagctcACAAATGTCTTAAAATGAGACAGTTTTATGGTGAGATCATTTTAATAAGATTGACCCATGTACCATGGTTGAATTGATTGCTAAGATTATATGTTATTCTCAACTTAACTTAGGATATATGCATATATAGGATTTGGATAATGTGAAAACTaattaaagtggtgaaaattGAAATAGGTATACATAAAAGCTTAAACGGTGTATATATTTGGATGGCGgttttgtaaataattggacatttgctaaaaggtgtacatacaTGCTAAAAAGATTTACATATTGGAATGACAATTATGTAGATAATATGAGCTTTTTCATTCACAAAAATATGTATACCTTCTAAGATAGTACTGTACATCCCATTTAATATGTTAAACTTTTCTTTTGcagaaatttcaaaataattattatatttcaaattatatGGTAATAAATTTAcacaaatgacaaaaaaaattacattaatgatattctattaatttttatcaGTTTAAAAAATTGGACTTTATATAAAACGACGGATGGAGTACTTAACAACCGCTAAAAAAACAAAGTATATATGAAGAACCCACACCACAAGCAAAGTTATATAATTTCTTTGAATGAAATAACTCTCTTGATTGTAGATGTGTTGTTTTCCCTCTTTGAGAAGTCAATATGATGATGAGATATTGAAGGCAAATCATGTGACATATGAAGCTTACTCGTATAACTTTTGGTATCTAAAACTCTAAAGGTTGACAAGTTATACATCTTTGCACCTAAAAAGGTTCATTAAATTGTATTGGaccatatatttttatattatggaGTACTTCATACATTAAGTCAAGCATCCATTGTTGTATAACCCGTGAGAGCTCAATAAAGTAGGGTTTATGCTTTAAATGAGTCTTGATTAATCTATTTAGGTATACTCGGCATTAATGTTTCATACCATTTGGCATTTGTATATACTTCAATTGGTGTTTACAAAATCTCAGAAATATTCAATcacctcaaccatcagtttaaagttttgattgagttggttctttgacataatATCAGAAGTCAACATGACAAAaagtcacgggttcgaatctcaactatCCCTCATTTAAAGCGAAATATTAATTTAGCGTCAGGTATGAAGATGACATATGTTGCATCCACATTTCATCCCAAAGGGCTCTCATATGAAGAGGCCTGTTAGagcatataacatatcatgaggcctcaaccatcagttttgttggaaatacttcacatgtgagacaagattccacatcgataaaatagttgGTTATTGActagcatatatatataaatgggtgAGTTAATCTTCCTACTactatatggttttgggaaacaataaATCTCACctagtgtatgtgcaagtcaacactCTTGACTTGTGGGTTTGTAGGCCTGAGCCCACGGGTATCCCGTGTCCACACAAGTGTGCCACGGTGAGATATATGACGAATTATCACGacctaataaattttatgtATCATTTCTTTCTAGCACACTCTTTTCCTTGGCCTACCACGTACTAAAAGAAAGTTGGTCTTCCTAAAGCCAAAGGAAACATCATGGTTAGCTATACCCTATACTACTACTATCCCTATTTCATTCCAAAATTTTCTCCCCTTTCCCAAAAGACAACAAATAACTATAATCTCTAGCTCAACTATGTTAAAAGAAAAGATCACATATGATGAATGTGAGTTTGGTGGTTGTCGATTTTAATAAGAACTATTGTTTGTAGTAAATCTTTCATACTCTATATATCTTTATATCCTCACAAATTTTCCAAAACTTATGAGcttacaaaaaatttaatgtatttattatttaaaagttAGAACTAATGAATTAATTGTGTTCAATAcgtttgtttattattattattattattattattattattattatttgtacatATATGGTATAAGTACACTAGTGGAAAGAAATGTATCTACTGCgtattatttgttgcggttttttttagacgcagcattaaatagcaaaaaagaaTCAcgccaaaaaaacataatacaaatgctgcggttcctAGTAACCCGCAACATataagtaattttaaaaaatcaaaaaaaattatgctatatgctgcggtttttgtggaACCATAGcatataatgtattttttaatttaaaaaaaatacaaaatatgctgcggttttgggagaaccgcagcatatagtgtgttttttttaaatcaaaaaaatatactatatgctgcggttccccAACAaacgcagcatatagtgtacctttgtgctgcggttttaaaccgcaacatttaagaTAGGCCATTTGTTGTTATCACTAATGCCTGGggttaaaaccgcagcatattgtggcaaaaaaaccgcagcaaatgatattTTTTCCACTGGTGATAATTATTAGACAAATTTGACTTAGCCTAGGTTGGTCGGAATTTGGGTTAGAAATTAGAAGGTTTTGCTAGGTTAGGATGGTGGTGATCTGGTGGAGCTAGGGGAAGGGTTtagttattttgaaattttaatttcttaatttttttaaaatgaaaatagaatAACCAAttgtcataaattttttttagaaaactgGTTAAAATAGGTTAAGGATATAGGAACACATTTTTGTTAGCTTAGACCTCTAAGAGTCATCTTTTAAAGGCTCAGATTTATTAccgtataaaaataaattacatgcACCACTCAAGTTGTTACTTTGCTCAACATTGATATTGAAAACCACTAATTACTAAAGCAACAACAATTATTGTATAAAACGGTTTCACCAAGAGAAGCGTCTTATATATGAATTACACGACCTATTTAATAGTCTATTTGTTTTCAAATGTTCTTCTCCTTCACTTTTTTTTGCAGATCCCAATgcaaactttaaaatcaaataattttaattgtgagtttttacaaattctaaaaagttgatatttataaagtatatattaagatgcATTTAATAGAATCtcacataaatatgtttttcttaTAGATCGATAAAAAATCTCACTCAAAATTTGACAGTTATATTGAGGCTCATAAACTATTCGGTCAAACACTTGAATTCCGAGAATTCTGACCGCACCACCTAAGTCCCCGGACTCCGGTTAGACGACAACAATCCATGAATTACTAATCAAAACCACGTCGTTTGGCCTTTCTTTCCGACAGAAGGAAAACCCCAATTTTGATCCAAACTCTCAAGTGCTTCTTTTTTCAAAAGATCCTGACGAGGTCATACAAACCCTCGGGAGGATATTTGTGCCACGTCTCTCAAAtcttttagagagagaaaaatgGCGGAATTTCTCTCTCTCCCTTCATCATCCGCAAGAGCAACGTTAGCTGCTAAATTATCAACAGTTCCTAAAAATTTAGCCATTTTTGGCTCCTTTTACTCTTTACGTGGCTTcaattctctttcatctttcaATCTTACTTGTTCTGCTTCTCAACGATTCATTCCTCGGTAAGTTGATGATTCGAATAGTTcgatttttcatattttgtttgattccGTAAAATTTTAGTGGAATTGTTGAAGTTGATGCATCGTGTTGATTTTATCCATGTCAAGATTGTTTAttgttagatttttttataACGAATGAATTGGACTTGAATAATGTGGTGTGTTAGAGTGAAGATCCAATTCCCATGAGGATGGTGTTGGGTTTGATCACTTGGTTGCCCATGCTCTATCTTGCACTCTTGAGAGTGAAGATGTGAGTGTCATAGGCGGTGGAGGATTGAGCTTTGGATCACTTATACTTCAAGGTGGATAGCTTGGCATGGCTTGATGTTAGCAAAGGAATGCCAAAAGAGGGTGGTTTGACTAGTCGAGCACAATGGCTCGGTCGAGCACAATGGCTCGGTCGAGCACAATGGCTCGGTCGAGCACAATTGCTCGGTCGAGCAAAAGAAGCAGCATAATCCAGTAGCTCTTGACCATCTGCTCGCCTGGTCGAGCGAGGCACAGTGCAAGTTCAGCGAGTTTCTGTTTTATGTGTGGGATTTTGtgtgcttttaagctttttgtccTAGGTTTGTCTAATGTTTTACGATTATATAAGGAGTCTTAGAGCATCATTAGGGTTATGTGGGTGAAGCTAATATACTAGAAGCAACTAGGGTTTATCCAAGAGAGTTCTTCATTGTATTAGTGATTTTGTGAGAGACCACCATTAAAGGTGAGGTCTTTGCTTTGGGAGATTGTTCTTGAAGCTTGTAAGGTGAATCATTAATGTATTATtgagtatattaatgataagatacttgttTTGTGGGGGAGGTTCATAGATATCTCATACATCTTGTGTTTTACTTCTTCCATTGTTGTGCTCTGTTTTGGTTGTTTTCTTTGCACctgtttttg
This genomic stretch from Amaranthus tricolor cultivar Red isolate AtriRed21 chromosome 9, ASM2621246v1, whole genome shotgun sequence harbors:
- the LOC130824254 gene encoding uncharacterized protein LOC130824254 produces the protein MSFVSNPHKRMEDQNRENLVSSKSQKYILDYQDKELKNLRVFLTLACVDQSNPLKTCLSWFVFFLLCIIVPIVSHYILFCSTCDDADHLQPFDAIVQLSLSAISIVSFFSLTKFARRIGLRKFLFLDKLCDESERVRQGYTIQLQRAIKILCMFVVPCFLADTAYKIWWYVTGGYKIPHFGNIILSHSIACFLEQCSWLYRTSIFFLACVLYRVSCYLQLLRLNDFAQVFQLETDVTMVLMEHLRVRRTLRIISHRFRTFLLFTLLLVTASQFASLLVTTRSNSAVDIYTTGELALCSVTLVTGVCICLRSAAKITHKAQAITSLAAKWHVCATIDSFDAVVDGEVPLMSRSSSHLVFPYTTHSHSDEEEGDGEDDLDNTKMVPVIANTISYQRRQALVTYLENNRAGITVYGFMLDRSYLHTIFGVELSLVLWLLSKTIGIS